The DNA segment TCCACCTTCCGACAAGGAATTCTAGGATATCGGCGTAGTCCCTGGCGGTGTAGACTCCAATTCGTTGGGCAACGGATGAGTAATTGTCGAATAGAACATCATCTTCCCCGTCGTACATTAAGTGTGCTGGCATAGATATTTTTTTCCTCATCATATCAGCTAGACCTAAGACAGTGCCATCCGGGTCAATCTCGAATAGTTTTTCGACGATTTTAGTGTAGGCTGTTTCGTGTCGTTTCTCGTCTGCAGCAATGATGCCGCATATTTGTGCCAGTTTTAGGTCACCGTGTTCCTTTGCTAGTCTAGCTGTGTTTCCATGGGAGATGAATGTTGCCCTCTCTTGGaatgaagtgtagatgaaaCCAAGGTACGGGTTGTTTTCGGTTTTAGGATCCTATAGAACATGAACATACATAAGATAAATCAAAATCAACCAAGGTTCGTAAAGAGTATATAAGCAAGACACGAGATTAAAGATCAAGCCTTCGACCCTTCGCATATCAACAGCATAGAACATTAAAAACTACAAGGATCAAGTACCAGCAGGCCAGTGAGGGCTGTCAACAGATGTGATGACGGTAAAAGCTagttaaaaaaacatgtaaaacttCTCTCACCAAAATCACACAGTTTTTGTAACTGTGATTAGGTATACCTGCTAGACGAGTACTCCGTTTGTGATTCAAAGTTCGAAACTAATTGACAATTAAAAGGCAGCAAGACACTAGACTACAACGTCATAAGTTCCATCACATTCCTGACCTCAAGTTACTAAATTTTGTAGGTTTCATTGCACAAACGGCTTTAGAGGACAGATATAATATAACCAAAGTGTATCACGAAATCAAATAAGCAAGATAGAACGGTTGAGGGATCATACCATTCCTGATCCAATCAGATATTGAATTGTCTTCTCAATTTGCCTCATGTCCACTCTTCCAGAAAGGTAGAGATATTTGTTGAGAAGGTCGCCGTGCCTATTCTCTTCAGCAGTCCATGCCCTTGTCCAGATTGCCCAAGAAGTAAGACTTGCACCTGTCTCATCTCGAACTCCATCCAGGGTATTAAGCATTGTCTGGTAAGTTGGAAGTGCCTCTTCAGTGATCATATCACCAACCAGCACCACAAAATAGTCATCGGGGAGTTCTTTTGCTCGTTGTCTCAATTCCTTCACTTGATCATGAAATCCATCAGATTCAGGTTCAGGAAGAAAATCTTGTGGCTGCCAACATTTCTCAACAGGTTTTAGGTGAACTAAGATGTTATCCTCAGCCCAACCCTCCAAAGACTTGAAAATTTCCAACTTTTGTGGCGCCATGGAGTGAGTAACTTGAACATGCACCTCTCGTGGAGGGAAATGAGACTTCTTTGCATTCTCAACTTCTCTGCGGACAATGAAAGAATGACGTTACACATGATAACTACTAACAATTCAACACTCGCAACATATAGCATACTACGCTACCAGACACCACACTGGATTCACAGACAGATAGTTTTCCACCTAAAAAATGGCTCTACGAGAACTCAACATGAAAATATTGTGTCAGATGTTGATAATTTCACTCAAGAATCAGTATGACTTTTTACAGTTCCATTGGGGCACTCATGGTTGATTTTTTCGAGATATGCTTTGCATTGTGAGAAGATCTTAATATCCATAGAAGTATATTACTTCTTATACTGACCAATATCTTAAAAACTATACCATGGCCATCTTAGTTTTAAATTTCTGGAGTTATTAAATGCTCTATTCATTAAAACACTTTATCAGTTGAGGGTATATTTGGAAAATATCAATAATATTTAATGCTTTCTGTTCAGTGTATAGCAGCATTTTTGCCTATATTCACGGAACTAAGTGAGTATGATATTTGAAGCTCCAGAGTTACTCTATACTAATCTTTCTGCTGTAAAACTCATTAAAACATTAGAAAATGAGGGGAATGAAATGAATACAGCCACACAGGCAACTAATGAAGAGATGGTGAGACAGAGAGAGGGTTGGTAAGATATTAAGGTGTAAACAGACATACATAAGCATTAGCAAACATACAAAAatccaaaaccaaactcaacCAACTATGACCATATAGAGGGACAACAAGTCACCGATCAAGCAACCAAATTCTACAACAACAAAGTCATACctagaaagagagaaagaatcACTAAGCTTAACATCTTACTAAACAGAAGCCTTTCATTTCaatatatgctaattaaaataaGAGGTCATGAAGAGTTTtttggaaaaaagaaaaagaaacaatgaaaggaagtgaagaaagcAACCAAAATCTTTTAAGATCCAAAAGAAATTATTTGTAGCTAAAGATTTAAAGCATCGAACTTTCTCATAAAGGAGCAGAAAACCCACCTGGCTTAATAATTTGAATAAAGATAGGCATGCATTATCTAtcaatgaaattaaaaaaaattaaaaacaggGGAAAGTGGCATCTCATCCTCATTTATGATTTCATATATCTAATTTTTAAAGTAGACAATGACCCTTttcttaataatattaattagttaTGACTAAGATTTGGCCATTTGGGTGGTTGTTGTTGCTTCTCTAATTACTAGTGTACAATCTAAAATACAAAACACATTAACAGAAAccaatattaaattaaataagtatgCAATGTTTCTCACCAAAGCACACAAATCAAACCAGTCAACCAACAAGAACTAGTTCCAAAGGAACAAGTTAACATGGGATCAGACCTAACTCTCAACAAATggcaacataaaataaaataatgcacGCATAGAATCAAAACCATACAGACAAAGCAAGAGGCCCACATGCAACTTTCAGAGCAGATGTAATATAAAAGGCAATTCAATATTTAATTCACACGAAAGAAAATCCCACATGCAATTCACGGAGCAAAGGAGAACCCCATATAATAAGGGGATCATATTtactaataaagaaaatgaaatactCACAAATTGCAGAAGATTTTAAGGGGGGAAAAACCCAACTAGGACCGTCAATTGACAAGACATCACGATTTATTGAGACAATCCATTTGACagcaattataatttattatttatattatatataatcatGTGTGACATAAAGTTTAGACACCTGGTAGGAACAAGTGTCAATATGAATTAAAATATTGAGCAGagtccaaaataaataaataaccacTTGCAATTTAAAAATCCCTTATTAAGCGATCAACCATTGCATGAATCGAAATCAGTTTAGATCACAACCACAAGAAGCAACAATAAACTAACAGCAGACGCACTCAAAGAACTGGAGAAAAGGAATTATGAAATATTCAACTAGTATTACAAACCAATTTTTGACATAAAGAAGATTACGGATCAAATAAAATtttggaaaggaaattttgaaaATATGATTCAATCAGGCATAGATATAAGAAACTAATCCTGGCAAATGACAccatcaaaatttaaaatatattgaaaAATTGAAGGAATCCACCGACTTGAGATAAATCCAAAACACAATTTTGAACGATTTCATAGAAAAGGACAAGAGAAAAACAGCGCGTTATCGGGAAAAggtaaattaatgaaatcacATTCACATGAACTCAGATAGATTTCAAAAATCAATACGAAACTCATTTACTTTCAGTACGAAAAACAGTAACCGACTGCGTAATTACAAATTACAATCATCAAAGATCGGCCATCCATGATCAATTAAAACAAGAATGCTCAACAAACAGCAACGAAATAACTACAAATTACATTCACGTGAACTCAGATAGATTTCAAACCAATACGAAACGCATTTTTAGAATGAAAAACAGTAAGCGGCACCGGCGGCGTAATTACAAATTACAATCATCATCAAAGATCGGTCGTCCACGATCAATTAAAACAAGAATGCTCAAAGAAATAACTACAAATTACATTCACATGAACTCAAATAGATTTCAAACCAATACGAAACTCATTTACTTCACTATGAAAATCAGTAAGCAGCGCCGCCGCCGGCGTAATTACAAATTACAAATTAAATTACAATCATCAAAGATCGGTCGTCCATGATCAATTAAAACAAGAATGCTCAACAAACAGAAATGAAATAGCATCAATACAAGAAATAAACAGAACAGTATAAGATCATTTTGCTAgcgcacacacacacacaacaacaacaacaacaaatttgATCAGATAAATGAAAAATCCAACACTGATACTCACTTGGTTGAAGCGGAGCCTATAGTAGCAGCAATGGAGACTCGATTGGGAGATCTGCGAAAGCGAGATTGGGAAGGAAGCTGATGAGTTGATGAAGGGAAAGTAATTCGATTGAGTTTCAGAGCCATTATTTCGCACAAAAAGCAAGAAATGCTCTCTAGATTTTAGCAGTGAAGGTTTAAGGTTTGTTGAGAGATTTTCAGAGGAATCGGAGATGGAGCTGATAAAAAGACGGAGAAAGCACCAAATGGAGAAAGAGAACGGCAATGGTTGCCAGCAATGGTGGTGCCAGAAAGACACGGAGCGAACACTCGCATTATAAGAATTTCTCCTGCATAAATGCCCCTTGGTTTtcattttattacacttttgccatttccttttcttctttctaTGTGCGGCAAGTAGATTTCATCGGTTAAATTACAcacatggtcactgaactttatccattttaatattatggtcacTGAATGTTACACCTTTTTAATATTCGTGGCCACTCAATACCTCAAAACAATGGTTAACAATCTcataataaaaaattcgaagattTAATAAtcttctaagaaactttaattcttgaaaattttcgttttaggatcatttaggtgttgtttggttagagaAGAGagtaaatttttagagagagaaagcttcaaaagtgtgattttggaaaataaaaaatatggtttcatggtaaatgtcgttttgaacaattttaatttttgaatatttccATTTTGAGGCCGTTAActgtcattttgaggagttagttacaGTTGAGTGGCCACCAATGTAAACTTCAATAACCATACAATTAAAATTCAAGATTCAATggctataatattaaaatagataaaattcagtggccatatgaaagatattgaattttACACTTCGTTATATTTATGGTcactaaattttaataaaagccttaaaatataaaaattcaaGAAGTAGTGagattttaagcaattttaattcttgaaattttttcattttggagtcatttaagtgttgtttgggtaagcgaaaaaatgaatttttagagagaaaaaactccaaaaaattgtgattttaaaaaataaaaagataatttcataataaataTTGTTCtggacaactttaatttttaaatattttcattttaaagttattaaaaattattttgaagaGTTGGTTAAAGTTTAGTAGTCACGGTCTGGAATTTCAATTTCTCCTGCTTAAATGCCCCTtacttttcattttattacacttttgtcatttctttttcttctttccatATGTGGCAAGTAGATATCATCTTGGAGATTTTTTAAAAGGGAAGTACACAAATAATgtgggggtaaattacacccatggtcaGGGGTGGAACCAAAGGGGTTAgaggggctcgagccccggtaGGCAACCGgagaattgaatttttttttagtaatggtatctggtaatattttggagagaataatattgactctatgtaatattattttaatgtttaaaggtagatgagatggttaaggatgcttatttctatttgagaggTTCTATGTTCAACTCCCttcaacctcattttcttttaaaaagtttttatttatttttattttatttttcaataattataaaaacatgttaccattattaattactttaaatggttcttaccaaaaaaaaattactttaaatggactctttatttttattttgataacacttttgaattcatttttaggtgttttctatggttactttgttaaaaacaaagtaactcaTACtttgtgttttcaccattggataaAATTCATCTAATAGTGAAAACAcataaagtaagacttactttgttaaaaacaaagtaagcatagcctaaccctcatttttaatatgtctttaccattaaaaaaaagtagacatatttaatattcatttttattatgtctttaccattaaaaaaaaagtaaacatatttaattttctattagttcaatgctagtttctacaaaaaaaaaaaatgataacatttttatagttttaattCGTTGGAGGCTCAAAAAATTTTGCCCAGCCTtaacgggctggactttgaaaatttaccgtcaactgCACAGctaatttcgattttttttttgacgttttgaaatttttttactgatatgtttgagccccgggtcatccggggtcctggttccgccactgccCATGGTACCCATTTTTGCGGTATATAATTAAActtcaaaacataatataaaagtatttaaatttaaacTTTCTAACATTGTGTCATTAAACCTTTTACTAACATCTCAAAATCAAAgtgtttaagaattaaaattgtttagaacggcatttaccatgaaaccacattttttattttctaaaatcactaATTTTGAAggtttctctttctaaaaattcactttttgCTTTTCTAactaaacaacacctaaatgacattaaacaaaaattttgaagaattaaagttgtttagagtATTGTCAATTCgttgaactttttattttaaggtcgCTAATGGTCATTTTGAGCGTTGATTGAAGTTTACTggtcataatattaaaaaatataaaattgagtgGATTTTATGCTAGTTTTAGAATTTAGTGGTTATATGGTAAAAAttagtaaagttcagtggtcatggatgtaatttacccaaataatGCGGGTTAAATGTGATTGTTGGTTAcaaatttttctttaaaataatcttttaatttcaatttgtctcaataaattCATCCAATTTTGAtatttgtttcaataaagttaCTATAGTGACGAAAAGAATTATCAGAATCGCTCTTAGTTTAAAAGTATTTTAATTAGGGATGGTAACGGGACGGGATGGCGGCAATATACATTTCCCATTTCGCCCCTAATAATTTTGGGAACGGTTTCAGGAAATCCCAAAAAGAAATCCGAAGATTTTTTTTGCATGTTCGGATCCTCGCGGTGACAAAATcacccaaatttttttttttataaaaatcacTAATATTTAATGGTATAAAGTAGTAAAATCATATATGAAACTAGAACAAATTATCCAAATCTAGGATCAGTAGGTAaacttttatattatatttttggttaattttaaataaatattatgtggtttgatattttttttttcaaatcaatgtatatagttgataaaattttcattttttattgactTTGCTAAATTTGGCctataacgatctcaaaatgaaatttttcaagaattaaagttgtttagtatcatatttactatagaaccgcatttttttttatttttcaaaatcaccctttttgtaaacattaactttctctctcataaaaaacaataGCTAAATGACTTCGAAcctaaaaagttaaaatatcatttaactcttaaaaat comes from the Euphorbia lathyris chromosome 5, ddEupLath1.1, whole genome shotgun sequence genome and includes:
- the LOC136229074 gene encoding stearoyl-[acyl-carrier-protein] 9-desaturase, chloroplastic-like, with the protein product MALKLNRITFPSSTHQLPSQSRFRRSPNRVSIAATIGSASTKEVENAKKSHFPPREVHVQVTHSMAPQKLEIFKSLEGWAEDNILVHLKPVEKCWQPQDFLPEPESDGFHDQVKELRQRAKELPDDYFVVLVGDMITEEALPTYQTMLNTLDGVRDETGASLTSWAIWTRAWTAEENRHGDLLNKYLYLSGRVDMRQIEKTIQYLIGSGMDPKTENNPYLGFIYTSFQERATFISHGNTARLAKEHGDLKLAQICGIIAADEKRHETAYTKIVEKLFEIDPDGTVLGLADMMRKKISMPAHLMYDGEDDVLFDNYSSVAQRIGVYTARDYADILEFLVGRWKVQDLTGLSGEGRRAQDYVCGLPARIRKLEERAQSRVKQSSATVPFSWIFGRELKL